One Deltaproteobacteria bacterium DNA window includes the following coding sequences:
- a CDS encoding methyltransferase domain-containing protein, whose protein sequence is MAQPNLQRLSSLAARAGEDALGPGELLPRYVFLEPLIAERRVLEVGLVAATRGAGARFLAEKGARSVTALDPDPEAVQAARANASPGVEYQCGGLADVPDGQFDLVIVALERSIERAAGFLDKLALKLGPRGHMVLALRNPAGVTLAQVARGEEREVPPTYGEVAGALAIRFRSVEVVSQTVLLGYHVGPAGVDAPPTLDLDLAGNLEAAYFLFVAGAEPSHLGEPVLVTLPAAPVAVASGARDELREKLRGFERRQAELLNERGELDTILHARLTELTDFKARVDEANRRTQLLRDQLDGAEKRTADAEAALRQSRAEAAHLDRALTDAQKQLELERTAVTARGGELAEAVRLREAVDAELRRAQADREALAGERDRIAREHSEAIRIRQELQSRAEGLEKAISLREQELAELRAAARGFQAQAERAQVELTEVRREVQDALAGRTKLQEELERERTETSAALVAARSRTSELAAQVESAETEAASAHARADSLQAELDAERNQHTADAESAHGQAETLQAELASEREHRAADAAEAKAQLESLRRELGNAEAERDRQSHALEALHHEHEALSAVRDAGVESIRTLQIERDTLQVKLQGAELERDKYFEATGSLLAERDALQAKLKDAETERDEWAAALHDADVEKAHLADEVAKLKTQLENASAAHTKLDEDRQLVGMELEELRKELAQTKADAQSRLAQLQVDTEAREAQLKADADARHAEFMAEVAARHAEFKSEAEARQAETEAESERRRVELEGLRSELEIAHQQLASARQELQALVERHSLDDAEHHRLETETRNALQAKLDALTAELQQREELQREERAHSGELEAALVEERIRRGDLERLIDQEQVARTRVEAKLLETETAGRAALDAERLNAREDRAAIVAELDALQSAFNDAQSKAAAEITELRAKLDERTREHEALQTRAGNDRSEAELLRQERDDARSQLEARTEELHDLRVELDAQRGLSAETSSALMQAEAKARDLDARVKELDEQRVAVERQLEDSRVEAATVRAGAGEAERGLRDELERLQAAHSQLREQLQAQVEHRRDLEHELEQAEERLAEVRTGRATIEGRIQALEAELNASAQVRKDAVDAAMVAQERVTQLEAELAAAHAHSAEKLAAAEQGSAEVDALRETLAARENELVAEKNRLVQQAEELARLQVEVAALAAVRAELAAREGELAEAHTRAHGVSESRSQLEAELDSLKASRASLESELAAVTQARDEQEAQTRTLREALERAESAQRDAVENAELAKREALEKAEAEKRAAVEKAEASVREALASHETAKAEHADEREALEKELSLLRLQVAEVAEVGPELELKLKAAEVRADALQKERERLMRELDELGGVQRQTERERLKLAEIAAKTEAIQKDLEKSRVEREQVEGRFQQERNAHAQTRAALELEKGKAAEGLAKAASKANVEAKMLRELSERQEGELKELRVKWARASTELNRLQLAHAELMESEKESRAELGKLKSGQGILAASDLVDAMGLDTTKVKKLEARVKELEGQLAKK, encoded by the coding sequence ATGGCCCAGCCCAACCTCCAGCGCCTGTCCTCCCTCGCCGCGCGCGCCGGCGAGGATGCGCTCGGGCCGGGCGAGCTCTTGCCGCGCTACGTGTTCCTGGAGCCGCTGATCGCCGAACGTCGCGTGCTCGAGGTGGGGCTGGTCGCGGCCACGCGCGGTGCGGGCGCGCGGTTTCTGGCGGAGAAGGGCGCGCGCTCGGTCACGGCGCTCGATCCGGATCCGGAAGCCGTCCAGGCTGCGCGCGCGAACGCGTCGCCCGGCGTCGAGTACCAATGTGGCGGGCTCGCCGATGTGCCGGATGGTCAGTTCGATCTGGTGATCGTCGCGCTCGAGCGGTCGATTGAGCGCGCTGCGGGCTTCCTGGACAAGCTGGCGCTGAAGCTCGGGCCGCGCGGGCACATGGTGCTGGCGCTGCGCAATCCCGCGGGGGTGACGCTCGCGCAGGTGGCGCGCGGCGAAGAGCGTGAGGTGCCGCCGACGTACGGCGAGGTCGCGGGTGCGCTCGCGATTCGCTTCCGTTCGGTCGAAGTGGTGAGCCAGACGGTGCTGCTCGGCTACCACGTCGGGCCCGCAGGCGTGGACGCGCCGCCGACGCTCGATCTCGATCTCGCGGGCAACCTCGAGGCCGCGTACTTCCTCTTCGTCGCGGGGGCCGAGCCGTCGCATCTGGGCGAGCCGGTGCTGGTCACGCTCCCTGCTGCGCCCGTCGCCGTGGCGTCCGGAGCGCGCGACGAGCTGCGCGAGAAGCTGCGTGGCTTCGAGCGTCGGCAGGCTGAGCTCTTGAACGAGCGCGGCGAGCTGGACACCATTCTTCACGCGCGGCTCACCGAGCTCACCGATTTCAAGGCGCGCGTCGACGAGGCCAATCGGCGCACGCAGCTGCTCCGCGATCAGCTCGACGGCGCCGAGAAGCGCACCGCCGATGCCGAGGCCGCGCTGCGCCAGTCGCGCGCCGAAGCGGCCCACCTCGATCGCGCGCTGACCGACGCGCAGAAGCAGCTGGAGCTCGAGCGCACGGCCGTCACCGCGCGCGGCGGCGAGCTCGCGGAAGCCGTCCGTCTGCGCGAGGCCGTGGATGCCGAGCTGCGCCGCGCCCAGGCGGATCGCGAGGCGCTCGCGGGTGAGCGCGATCGCATCGCGCGCGAGCACAGCGAAGCGATTCGCATCCGGCAAGAGCTGCAATCGCGCGCGGAAGGGCTCGAGAAGGCCATCTCGCTGCGCGAGCAGGAGCTGGCCGAGCTTCGCGCGGCGGCGCGTGGATTCCAGGCCCAGGCCGAGCGCGCGCAAGTGGAGCTGACCGAAGTTCGTCGCGAGGTGCAGGACGCGCTCGCGGGACGCACCAAGCTTCAAGAAGAGCTCGAGCGCGAGCGGACCGAGACGAGCGCGGCACTCGTCGCGGCGCGTTCGCGGACGAGTGAGCTCGCGGCGCAGGTCGAGAGCGCGGAGACGGAAGCCGCTTCGGCGCACGCGAGGGCCGACTCGCTTCAGGCCGAGCTGGATGCCGAGCGCAATCAGCACACCGCAGATGCCGAATCGGCGCATGGCCAGGCCGAGACGCTTCAGGCCGAGCTCGCTTCCGAGCGCGAGCACCGCGCCGCCGACGCCGCCGAGGCCAAGGCGCAGCTCGAGTCGCTGCGTCGCGAGCTCGGCAATGCGGAAGCCGAGCGCGATCGCCAGTCGCACGCGCTCGAGGCGTTGCACCACGAGCACGAGGCGCTCTCGGCCGTTCGCGACGCGGGCGTCGAGTCCATTCGCACCTTGCAGATCGAGCGGGACACGCTGCAGGTGAAACTCCAGGGCGCCGAGCTCGAGCGCGATAAGTACTTCGAGGCCACGGGCAGCTTGCTGGCCGAGCGCGACGCCCTCCAGGCCAAGCTCAAGGACGCCGAGACCGAGCGCGACGAGTGGGCCGCCGCGCTGCACGACGCCGATGTCGAGAAGGCGCACCTCGCCGACGAGGTCGCCAAGCTCAAGACGCAGCTCGAGAATGCGTCCGCCGCGCACACCAAGCTCGACGAAGATCGCCAGCTCGTCGGGATGGAGCTGGAGGAGCTTCGCAAGGAGCTCGCGCAGACCAAGGCCGACGCTCAGTCGCGTCTCGCTCAGCTGCAGGTGGACACCGAAGCGCGCGAGGCGCAGCTCAAGGCCGACGCCGACGCGCGCCACGCGGAGTTCATGGCCGAGGTCGCTGCCCGTCACGCCGAGTTCAAGTCCGAGGCCGAAGCGCGCCAAGCCGAGACCGAAGCCGAGTCCGAGCGCCGTCGCGTCGAGCTGGAAGGGCTTCGCAGCGAGCTCGAGATCGCGCACCAGCAGCTCGCTTCCGCGCGGCAGGAGCTGCAAGCGCTGGTCGAGCGCCACAGCCTCGACGACGCCGAGCACCACCGGCTCGAGACCGAGACGCGGAACGCGCTGCAGGCCAAGCTCGACGCGCTGACGGCCGAGCTGCAGCAGCGCGAGGAACTTCAGCGCGAAGAGCGCGCGCACAGCGGCGAGCTCGAGGCTGCGCTCGTCGAGGAGCGCATTCGTCGTGGCGATCTCGAGCGGCTGATCGATCAGGAGCAGGTGGCGCGCACCCGCGTCGAGGCCAAGCTGCTCGAGACCGAGACCGCGGGTCGCGCTGCGCTCGATGCGGAGCGCCTCAACGCTCGCGAGGATCGCGCGGCCATCGTGGCCGAGCTGGATGCGCTTCAGAGCGCGTTCAATGACGCGCAGTCCAAGGCCGCCGCGGAGATCACCGAGCTGCGCGCCAAGCTGGATGAGCGGACGCGCGAGCACGAGGCCCTCCAGACGCGCGCCGGGAACGATCGCAGCGAAGCGGAGCTGCTCCGCCAGGAACGCGACGACGCCCGCTCGCAACTGGAAGCGCGCACAGAAGAGCTCCACGACCTTCGCGTCGAGCTCGATGCGCAGCGCGGCCTCTCGGCGGAGACGTCGAGCGCGCTCATGCAGGCCGAGGCCAAGGCCCGCGATCTCGACGCGCGCGTCAAAGAGCTCGATGAGCAGCGCGTCGCCGTCGAGCGCCAGCTCGAGGATTCGCGCGTGGAAGCCGCGACGGTGCGCGCCGGCGCGGGCGAGGCCGAACGCGGCCTTCGCGACGAGCTCGAACGGCTTCAGGCCGCGCATTCCCAGCTGCGTGAGCAGCTCCAGGCCCAGGTCGAGCACCGCCGCGATCTGGAGCACGAGCTCGAGCAGGCCGAAGAGCGCCTCGCAGAAGTGCGCACGGGGCGCGCGACGATCGAAGGCCGCATCCAGGCGCTCGAAGCCGAGCTGAATGCGTCGGCGCAAGTTCGCAAAGACGCCGTCGACGCCGCGATGGTCGCCCAGGAGCGCGTCACCCAGCTCGAGGCCGAGCTCGCCGCCGCGCACGCGCACTCCGCCGAGAAGTTGGCGGCCGCAGAGCAGGGCAGCGCCGAAGTCGACGCCCTTCGCGAGACGCTCGCCGCGCGCGAGAACGAGCTCGTGGCCGAGAAGAATCGGCTCGTGCAGCAGGCCGAGGAGCTCGCGCGGCTGCAGGTCGAGGTGGCTGCGTTGGCTGCGGTTCGCGCCGAGTTGGCGGCGCGCGAGGGTGAGCTCGCCGAGGCCCACACGCGCGCGCATGGCGTCAGTGAGTCGCGCTCGCAGCTCGAGGCGGAGCTCGATTCGCTCAAGGCGTCCCGCGCGAGCCTCGAGTCCGAGCTGGCGGCGGTCACCCAAGCGCGCGACGAGCAGGAAGCGCAGACGCGCACGCTCCGCGAGGCGCTCGAGAGGGCCGAGTCGGCCCAGCGCGACGCGGTGGAGAACGCTGAGCTCGCCAAGCGCGAGGCACTCGAGAAGGCCGAAGCCGAGAAGCGCGCCGCGGTCGAGAAGGCCGAAGCCTCCGTGCGCGAAGCGCTGGCGAGCCACGAGACCGCGAAGGCCGAGCACGCGGACGAGCGCGAGGCGCTGGAGAAGGAGCTCTCGCTCTTGCGGCTCCAGGTCGCCGAGGTGGCCGAGGTCGGTCCGGAGCTGGAGCTCAAGCTCAAGGCTGCCGAGGTCCGCGCCGACGCGCTGCAGAAGGAGCGCGAGCGGCTCATGCGCGAGCTGGACGAGCTGGGCGGCGTGCAGCGTCAGACCGAGCGCGAGCGGCTCAAGCTCGCCGAGATCGCCGCCAAGACCGAAGCCATCCAGAAAGACCTCGAGAAGTCGCGCGTGGAGCGGGAGCAGGTCGAAGGACGCTTCCAGCAGGAGCGCAACGCTCACGCCCAGACGCGCGCGGCGCTGGAGCTGGAGAAGGGCAAGGCCGCCGAGGGCCTGGCCAAGGCCGCGTCGAAGGCGAACGTGGAGGCCAAGATGCTGCGCGAGCTCTCCGAGCGGCAAGAGGGCGAGCTCAAGGAGCTGCGCGTGAAGTGGGCGCGCGCGTCGACGGAGCTGAATCGCCTGCAGCTCGCGCACGCCGAGCTGATGGAGAGCGAAAAGGAGTCCCGCGCCGAGCTGGGCAAGCTCAAGAGCGGCCAGGGCATCCTCGCCGCGAGCGACCTGGTCGATGCGATGGGCTTGGACACGACCAAGGTCAAGAAGCTCGAGGCGCGCGTCAAAGAGCTCGAAGGACAGTTGGCGAAGAAATAG
- a CDS encoding carboxypeptidase regulatory-like domain-containing protein, whose amino-acid sequence MRKRLAFAGVAGLAALALGFWLWPSSGPDATSSASSEPSVAVRDAAKRRAALANLARFAVAPAQAGELSGKVVGPGAAGAHVALAGMRLNKTVTTDAEGAFKIGELPPGEYKLDASAGEMAAETLGPIPLGAGEQIGGLVLQLVQTGSVSGQVLDAATRGPVPNALLTAGGASAATGDDGSFDLRGLPPGEATLSVACAGYVSSSTHITVPRGKKQTGVTLVLTRAAHVAGTVSRSDGTPVAGAMVFAERYDFGAVADASVLGTTADDGTFAGDVAPGRVTLRATAQTGEAKSNELELHAGDVLEGQKLVLDVGGDIVGQIFEADGSPAAGATVLAVEIESQRASGAVSAGPDGRYQISGLPAGVYAVVARSGPRAAQQAGIRIEPGDTQKADVRFGGATVEGVVVDASNQPLVGAQVSASPEGAAMVAATGVEAGPGGHFKLEGLSGTRFALKATHPSGTAELHGVAADARGVVLKVAAQSELWGTVFDDQGQAVTDLQVVADPLVTTDGAARAMGHFASVSGEFHLPCAPGKYRVRVAATGYSTETTQSEAPAHGKSNEIRLTLRHDRTITGTVVDGRNNAPVAGAHVATRSTLLYAFGRASPAHQGGWTATDATGHFTLRDAEPGQVTLFASAEGHGFARPLQVGAESSGPVQLVLQGGGQNQPEDFAGVGMQLDPSFHITQVFDSGPADLAGVRAGDTIVSIDGQPVAGRPLGDVINEIRGEVGTPVAVTVQRDGQTLTLVPTRAQVKF is encoded by the coding sequence ATGCGCAAGCGCCTCGCGTTCGCCGGCGTGGCCGGACTGGCGGCCTTGGCGCTCGGGTTCTGGCTCTGGCCCAGCTCCGGGCCAGACGCGACCTCGTCGGCGTCGAGCGAGCCTTCGGTGGCGGTGCGCGATGCGGCCAAGCGCCGCGCGGCGCTCGCCAACCTCGCGCGGTTCGCGGTGGCTCCGGCACAAGCGGGCGAGCTCTCGGGCAAGGTCGTCGGGCCGGGCGCTGCGGGCGCGCACGTGGCGCTCGCGGGCATGCGGCTGAACAAGACGGTTACAACGGACGCTGAAGGAGCGTTCAAGATCGGCGAGCTCCCGCCCGGCGAGTACAAGCTCGACGCGAGCGCGGGCGAGATGGCCGCCGAGACGCTCGGGCCGATTCCGCTGGGCGCGGGCGAGCAGATCGGCGGGCTGGTGCTCCAGCTCGTCCAGACCGGATCGGTGTCCGGTCAGGTGCTCGACGCGGCGACGCGCGGGCCGGTGCCGAACGCGCTGTTGACCGCGGGCGGCGCGTCGGCCGCGACCGGCGACGACGGCAGCTTCGATCTTCGCGGGCTGCCTCCGGGCGAAGCGACGCTCTCCGTCGCGTGTGCGGGCTACGTCTCGAGCTCGACCCACATCACCGTCCCGCGCGGAAAGAAGCAGACCGGCGTCACCCTCGTGCTCACGCGGGCCGCGCACGTGGCGGGCACCGTGTCGAGGTCGGATGGAACGCCGGTGGCGGGCGCGATGGTCTTCGCCGAGCGCTACGACTTTGGCGCCGTGGCCGACGCGAGCGTGCTCGGAACGACGGCGGATGATGGGACGTTCGCGGGTGACGTCGCGCCGGGACGGGTGACCTTGCGCGCGACCGCTCAGACGGGCGAGGCCAAGAGCAACGAGCTCGAGCTGCATGCGGGCGATGTGCTGGAAGGCCAGAAGCTGGTGCTCGACGTGGGCGGTGACATCGTCGGCCAGATCTTCGAAGCGGACGGCTCGCCTGCCGCCGGCGCGACCGTGCTCGCGGTGGAGATCGAGAGCCAGCGCGCGTCGGGCGCGGTGTCGGCGGGTCCGGATGGGCGCTACCAGATCTCCGGCTTGCCAGCGGGCGTGTACGCGGTCGTGGCTCGCAGCGGCCCGCGCGCGGCCCAGCAGGCGGGAATTCGCATCGAGCCCGGCGACACCCAGAAGGCCGACGTGCGCTTTGGCGGCGCGACCGTGGAAGGCGTGGTGGTCGACGCGTCCAACCAGCCGCTGGTGGGCGCGCAGGTGTCGGCGTCGCCGGAGGGCGCGGCGATGGTGGCCGCGACCGGCGTCGAGGCTGGCCCGGGCGGACACTTCAAGCTCGAGGGGCTCTCGGGCACGCGCTTCGCGCTCAAGGCCACGCACCCCTCGGGCACGGCCGAGCTTCACGGCGTGGCGGCCGATGCACGCGGCGTCGTGTTGAAGGTCGCGGCCCAGAGCGAGCTCTGGGGCACCGTCTTCGACGACCAGGGCCAGGCGGTGACGGATCTGCAAGTCGTCGCGGATCCGCTGGTGACGACCGACGGCGCCGCGCGGGCGATGGGCCACTTCGCGAGCGTATCGGGCGAGTTTCACTTGCCGTGCGCGCCGGGCAAGTACCGCGTGCGCGTGGCCGCGACCGGCTACTCCACCGAGACCACGCAGTCCGAAGCGCCGGCGCACGGGAAGTCGAACGAGATCCGGCTCACGCTTCGGCACGATCGGACCATCACCGGTACGGTCGTCGACGGGCGCAACAACGCTCCCGTCGCGGGCGCGCACGTGGCCACGCGCTCGACGCTGCTCTACGCGTTTGGTCGCGCGAGCCCCGCGCACCAGGGCGGTTGGACAGCGACCGATGCCACCGGCCACTTCACGCTTCGCGACGCCGAGCCGGGCCAGGTGACCCTCTTCGCGAGCGCCGAGGGCCACGGGTTTGCGCGGCCGCTGCAGGTGGGCGCGGAGTCGTCGGGGCCGGTGCAGCTCGTGCTTCAGGGCGGCGGACAGAACCAGCCGGAGGACTTCGCGGGCGTCGGGATGCAGCTCGATCCGAGCTTCCACATCACGCAGGTCTTCGACAGCGGCCCGGCGGATCTCGCGGGCGTGCGCGCGGGCGACACCATCGTGAGCATCGACGGGCAACCGGTGGCCGGGCGGCCGTTGGGCGACGTGATCAACGAGATCCGCGGCGAGGTGGGAACGCCGGTCGCGGTCACGGTTCAGCGCGATGGGCAGACGCTCACGCTGGTGCCGACTCGGGCGCAGGTGAAGTTCTAG
- a CDS encoding L,D-transpeptidase — protein MRALTIALALGLASSAAAQQTVLALPDAQVFPGTDGAQASSLDAPLTDAIAAFEKKSGKKKWKKRITVFKARRRMDVYADDVLLKSYVVNLGPDASGPKSWEGDGKTPEGDYYVCSVNKVSQFTRFLALAYPTPADADRGLKAGRLAKSDAEAIRAAWKDKKTCPPQVTKLGGMVGIHGKGGWQHEGGKYELVDWTLGCVGLRDADILELFEHYAEVGIPVHIE, from the coding sequence ATGAGAGCGCTGACCATCGCCCTCGCCCTGGGTCTGGCCAGCAGCGCCGCCGCCCAGCAGACCGTGCTCGCCCTGCCCGACGCCCAGGTCTTCCCCGGCACCGACGGCGCCCAGGCCAGCTCCCTCGACGCGCCGCTCACGGACGCGATCGCCGCATTCGAGAAGAAGTCCGGAAAGAAGAAGTGGAAGAAGCGCATCACCGTCTTCAAGGCGCGCCGTCGCATGGACGTCTACGCGGACGACGTGCTCCTCAAGAGCTACGTGGTCAACCTCGGGCCCGACGCGAGCGGCCCGAAGTCCTGGGAGGGCGACGGCAAGACCCCCGAAGGCGACTACTACGTGTGCTCGGTGAACAAGGTCTCGCAGTTCACGCGCTTCCTGGCGCTCGCCTACCCCACGCCCGCCGACGCCGATCGCGGGCTCAAGGCCGGCCGCCTCGCCAAGTCCGACGCCGAGGCCATCCGCGCCGCGTGGAAGGACAAGAAGACCTGTCCGCCGCAGGTGACCAAGCTCGGCGGCATGGTGGGCATCCACGGCAAGGGCGGCTGGCAGCACGAGGGCGGCAAGTACGAGCTGGTCGATTGGACGCTGGGCTGCGTGGGCCTGCGCGACGCCGACATCCTCGAGCTGTTCGAGCACTACGCCGAGGTGGGGATTCCCGTTCACATCGAGTGA
- a CDS encoding GIY-YIG nuclease family protein: MAPWVVYMLRCGDGTLYTGVTNRLQERIRAHRQGKGARYTRGRGPLRLIYVEHAGLRGDALRRELEIKKLTRRDKLRLARTAA, encoded by the coding sequence ATGGCCCCCTGGGTGGTCTACATGCTGCGCTGCGGCGACGGGACGCTCTATACGGGCGTCACCAATCGGCTTCAGGAGCGGATCCGCGCCCACCGCCAGGGCAAAGGCGCCCGCTATACGCGGGGTCGCGGGCCGCTGCGGCTGATCTACGTCGAGCACGCGGGCCTCCGCGGCGACGCCCTCCGGCGCGAGCTGGAGATCAAGAAGCTCACCCGGCGCGACAAGCTCCGCCTGGCCCGGACCGCCGCATGA
- a CDS encoding choice-of-anchor D domain-containing protein, whose product MRGRWGAAAGVLALALWGCSKTELMDVDGQLVVAPTQIEFGMVPLHGQAVQSLHMTNAGRAPLRVSDVSALLGQPHALLATAPSPFKAISAAHMPLSLVTNEISVVSVTFTPTAVGDIRGTLMVTDDADSQPVAVATLHGIAVDAEATIEPSQLDFGRIEVGTQALQALTVRNDSPLPVQVTPTPFGTDSDEFSARPMTVPAHQSRQLPVTFAPTRIAKVASAMWVTTCQGCAAVAVNLYGEGLDSALVVDPNPMVYGAVPIDASAEVDCRLINVSSLPLELKGVALAPGTDGDYQLLQPIPDFILQPGGWLATGVRYTPSHLGVAQGGMIAFSSSHRHPRLEVPFQGEGGGAELAVAPTPIDFGDVPVGAEATAILHVRNAGSGTDLLTVTGATAQGASFGLVAGGLPQTLAAGQAVDLTVTFDPTQAGNVAGSITVDSSDGSAPHKVVPLTGNGLPIAPCQYTLTPQPAIEFGNVPPGTGAVLGFRFSNVGNDLCVLRNVHVAQDANGAFFLPGGPVNSTVVWPGDAFEAQVAYVSKGDASAVGSVTMTVSDPANPVLTLPLTASSLTNCLVAAPPFIDFGALRSDCPHPPQSTHVTNACAAPVQVDPIWIGTGTSNEFSLVNAPPTPLTMQPGQGITLTVAYAAQEKGQNFSPLFLGESDVPAAPLLVPLLGEGLETGNTTDRFIQADGTKADVLFIVDNSNSMAEEQPRLQAAIPDFIAAARAQGMDLHVAVTTTGIDPVAQSGCKGGVNGGEAGRLFPVDHSNVRIVDLTQSTPESVVQDDIDVGLCTHLEQGLEATRRALSSPLIDHADDPATPQSLDGNLGFLRDDAQLSVVVVSDEDDHSGDDVSAYASFLRSVHGLTQPQRVGFFGLVPLSACATSSGSSAPRYAQMAQATGGAVWDVCSSDYGPALAQVADRSFGPQTHFPLTQLADASTIVVTVNGSPAPAGSWSYDPSTNAIVFNNAPVPGTAIDVAYTAMCPP is encoded by the coding sequence ATGCGCGGGAGGTGGGGCGCCGCCGCGGGCGTGTTGGCGCTCGCGCTCTGGGGCTGCAGCAAGACCGAGCTCATGGACGTCGACGGCCAGCTGGTGGTGGCCCCGACCCAGATCGAGTTCGGCATGGTGCCCCTGCACGGTCAGGCGGTGCAGAGCCTGCACATGACCAACGCCGGTCGCGCGCCCTTGCGCGTGTCCGACGTTTCCGCGCTGCTCGGTCAGCCGCACGCGCTCCTGGCTACGGCGCCGTCGCCGTTCAAGGCCATCTCCGCCGCGCACATGCCGCTGAGCCTGGTGACCAACGAGATCTCGGTGGTGAGCGTGACCTTCACGCCCACGGCCGTCGGCGACATCCGCGGCACGCTCATGGTCACCGACGACGCCGACAGCCAGCCGGTGGCGGTCGCCACGTTGCACGGCATCGCGGTGGACGCCGAGGCCACGATCGAGCCCTCGCAGCTCGACTTCGGACGAATCGAGGTGGGCACGCAGGCCCTGCAGGCGCTCACCGTGCGCAACGACTCGCCGCTGCCGGTGCAGGTCACGCCCACGCCCTTCGGCACCGACTCGGACGAGTTCTCCGCCCGGCCGATGACCGTCCCGGCACACCAGTCGCGGCAGCTTCCGGTGACCTTCGCGCCCACGCGAATCGCAAAGGTCGCGAGCGCGATGTGGGTCACGACGTGTCAGGGCTGCGCGGCGGTGGCGGTGAACCTCTACGGCGAAGGGCTCGACTCGGCGCTCGTCGTGGATCCGAACCCGATGGTGTACGGCGCGGTGCCCATCGACGCGTCGGCCGAGGTGGACTGCCGGTTGATCAACGTGTCGAGCCTGCCGCTGGAGCTGAAGGGCGTGGCGCTCGCGCCCGGCACCGACGGCGACTACCAGCTCTTGCAGCCCATCCCCGACTTCATCTTGCAGCCCGGCGGCTGGCTGGCCACGGGCGTGCGCTACACGCCGTCGCACCTGGGCGTGGCGCAGGGCGGGATGATCGCCTTCAGCTCGTCGCATCGACATCCGCGCCTCGAGGTGCCGTTCCAGGGCGAGGGCGGCGGCGCGGAGCTCGCGGTGGCGCCCACGCCCATCGACTTTGGCGACGTGCCGGTGGGCGCCGAGGCCACCGCGATCCTCCACGTCCGCAACGCGGGCAGCGGCACGGATCTCCTCACCGTGACCGGAGCGACCGCGCAGGGCGCGAGCTTCGGCCTCGTCGCCGGCGGGCTGCCCCAGACGCTCGCCGCAGGCCAGGCCGTGGACCTCACGGTGACGTTCGATCCCACCCAGGCTGGCAACGTCGCGGGCAGCATCACCGTGGACTCGAGCGACGGCAGCGCGCCGCACAAGGTCGTGCCGCTCACGGGCAACGGCCTGCCCATCGCGCCCTGCCAGTACACGCTCACGCCGCAGCCGGCCATCGAGTTCGGCAACGTGCCGCCAGGTACAGGCGCCGTGCTCGGCTTCCGCTTCTCGAACGTGGGCAATGACCTCTGCGTGCTGCGCAACGTGCACGTGGCCCAGGACGCGAACGGCGCCTTCTTCCTGCCGGGCGGTCCGGTGAACAGCACCGTGGTCTGGCCCGGCGATGCGTTCGAGGCCCAGGTCGCGTACGTGTCGAAGGGCGATGCGAGCGCCGTGGGCAGCGTCACCATGACCGTGAGCGACCCGGCGAATCCGGTGCTCACCTTGCCGCTCACCGCGAGCTCGCTCACGAATTGCCTCGTGGCCGCGCCGCCCTTCATCGACTTCGGCGCGCTGCGCAGCGACTGCCCGCATCCGCCGCAGAGCACGCACGTCACCAATGCCTGCGCCGCCCCGGTGCAGGTGGACCCGATTTGGATTGGCACGGGCACGAGCAACGAGTTCTCGCTGGTGAATGCGCCGCCGACGCCGCTCACCATGCAGCCAGGCCAGGGGATCACGCTGACCGTCGCGTACGCGGCGCAGGAGAAGGGCCAGAACTTCAGCCCGCTCTTCCTCGGCGAGAGCGACGTCCCCGCCGCGCCGCTGCTGGTGCCATTGCTCGGCGAAGGCCTGGAGACGGGCAACACCACGGACCGCTTCATCCAGGCCGATGGCACCAAGGCGGACGTGCTCTTCATCGTCGACAACTCGAACTCCATGGCCGAGGAGCAGCCGCGCCTGCAGGCCGCGATTCCCGACTTCATCGCCGCCGCGCGCGCGCAGGGCATGGACCTGCACGTGGCCGTGACCACGACCGGCATCGATCCCGTCGCGCAATCGGGCTGCAAGGGTGGCGTGAATGGCGGCGAAGCGGGGCGCCTGTTCCCGGTCGATCACTCGAACGTGCGCATCGTGGACCTCACCCAGAGCACGCCCGAGAGCGTGGTGCAGGACGACATCGACGTGGGGCTCTGCACGCACCTGGAGCAGGGCCTCGAAGCGACGCGGCGCGCGCTCTCGTCGCCGCTCATCGACCACGCCGACGATCCCGCCACGCCGCAGTCGCTCGACGGCAACCTCGGCTTCCTCCGCGACGATGCGCAGCTCTCGGTGGTCGTGGTCAGCGACGAGGACGACCACTCCGGCGATGACGTGAGCGCCTACGCCTCGTTCCTGCGCTCGGTGCACGGGCTCACCCAGCCGCAGCGCGTGGGGTTCTTCGGGCTGGTGCCGCTGTCGGCGTGCGCGACGTCGTCGGGCTCGAGTGCGCCGCGCTATGCGCAGATGGCCCAGGCGACGGGCGGCGCCGTCTGGGACGTGTGCAGCAGCGACTACGGCCCTGCGCTCGCCCAGGTCGCCGATCGCAGCTTCGGACCGCAGACGCACTTTCCGCTCACGCAGCTGGCGGATGCGTCGACCATCGTCGTGACCGTCAACGGCAGCCCGGCGCCGGCCGGCAGCTGGAGCTACGACCCCTCGACGAACGCCATCGTCTTCAACAACGCGCCCGTGCCGGGGACGGCCATCGACGTGGCGTACACGGCCATGTGTCCGCCGTGA